A stretch of Carnobacterium iners DNA encodes these proteins:
- the pdxS gene encoding pyridoxal 5'-phosphate synthase lyase subunit PdxS, with the protein MSMIDKEAISKQFLGGVIMDVTTPEQARIAEDAGAVAVMALERIPADIRAAGGISRMSDPEMIQSIMDAVSIPVMAKVRIGHFVEAQILEAIHVDYIDESEVLSPADHVYHIDKNKFKTPFVCGARNLGEALRRIQEGASMIRTKGEAGTGDVVQAVSHMRLIQSEIRRVASLSEEELFHTAKELAVPYDLLKYVHENGKLPVVNFSAGGVATPADAVLMRQLGAEGVFVGSGIFASGDPEKRAKAIVRAVKNYQDPAILAEVSKNLGKAMVGINESEIEILMAERGE; encoded by the coding sequence ATGAGTATGATTGATAAAGAAGCTATCTCAAAACAATTTCTTGGAGGCGTCATCATGGACGTTACCACACCTGAGCAAGCAAGAATTGCAGAAGATGCTGGTGCAGTTGCTGTAATGGCTTTAGAAAGAATTCCAGCGGATATCCGTGCTGCTGGAGGAATTAGTAGAATGAGTGATCCTGAGATGATTCAATCTATTATGGATGCTGTTTCCATTCCAGTTATGGCAAAAGTTCGAATTGGCCATTTTGTAGAGGCACAAATACTTGAAGCCATTCACGTTGATTATATTGATGAGAGTGAAGTTCTTTCGCCAGCAGATCATGTGTACCATATCGATAAGAACAAATTTAAAACACCATTTGTTTGTGGAGCAAGAAACTTGGGTGAAGCACTTCGTCGCATTCAAGAAGGCGCTTCTATGATTCGGACTAAAGGAGAAGCGGGTACTGGAGATGTTGTTCAAGCAGTTAGTCATATGCGCCTAATCCAATCTGAAATTCGCCGAGTCGCTAGTTTGTCTGAAGAAGAATTATTTCATACAGCAAAAGAATTAGCAGTACCTTACGACTTACTAAAATATGTACATGAAAACGGCAAATTGCCAGTTGTAAACTTTAGTGCAGGCGGCGTTGCGACTCCAGCTGATGCAGTTTTAATGAGACAACTAGGAGCTGAAGGAGTTTTTGTAGGAAGTGGTATTTTTGCTTCTGGCGATCCTGAGAAACGCGCAAAAGCAATCGTTCGCGCAGTTAAAAACTATCAAGATCCAGCTATTTTAGCCGAAGTAAGCAAAAATCTTGGTAAAGCTATGGTAGGA